One Terriglobia bacterium genomic region harbors:
- a CDS encoding cytochrome ubiquinol oxidase subunit I, whose amino-acid sequence MESALLVHRLHFAFTVTFHYLFPQLTMGLGLLIVILKSLALWKKDDRYNVAARFWARIFAINFALGVVTGIPMEFQFGTSWAKFSRFAGGVIGQTLAMEGVFAFFLESSFLGLFLYGEKRLGRWGHWWMAFLVFLGSWISGFFIVATDAWMQHPVAYTQAADGSLMLSSFWGLILNPWAWWQYAHNMSGAVVTAAFVMSAVGAFYLLDRKHSEQAKIFIRLGVVTGFVFSFLQLFPLGDQQGRLVAHHQPVTLAAMEALFKTDTAAPLVVIGQPDTVLQKMDNPIVIPKMLSFLTYRRWEAEVKGLDAFPRDQWPDNLPLLYYSYHIMVGLGTLFIAALLVAVFLLWRGKLFQSKWMLWVLLLSFPFPYIANTAGWITAEVGRQPWLVFGLLRTEHGASPGISAGNGLFTLLGFMGMYLVMGILFLFLVRRELEHGPDIQVR is encoded by the coding sequence ATGGAGAGTGCACTCTTAGTCCATCGCCTGCACTTTGCGTTCACCGTCACATTTCATTACCTCTTCCCCCAACTGACCATGGGGTTAGGGTTGTTAATCGTCATTCTCAAAAGCCTGGCCCTCTGGAAAAAAGATGACCGTTACAACGTGGCGGCCCGTTTTTGGGCCCGGATCTTTGCCATCAATTTCGCCCTGGGCGTGGTGACAGGGATCCCCATGGAATTTCAGTTTGGCACCAGCTGGGCGAAGTTTTCGCGGTTTGCCGGGGGCGTGATCGGTCAAACGCTGGCTATGGAGGGCGTGTTTGCCTTTTTCCTCGAGTCCTCTTTTCTGGGGTTGTTTCTCTATGGCGAAAAACGGCTCGGCCGGTGGGGGCACTGGTGGATGGCATTTCTGGTATTCCTGGGCTCCTGGATCTCGGGCTTTTTCATTGTGGCCACTGATGCCTGGATGCAGCATCCGGTCGCTTACACCCAGGCGGCGGATGGCTCCCTGATGCTGAGCAGTTTTTGGGGTCTAATTCTGAATCCCTGGGCATGGTGGCAATATGCCCACAACATGAGCGGCGCTGTCGTCACCGCCGCTTTTGTAATGTCTGCGGTGGGCGCCTTTTATCTGTTGGATCGGAAACATTCCGAACAGGCCAAGATCTTCATCCGGTTGGGTGTCGTGACGGGATTTGTCTTCAGCTTCCTTCAGTTGTTTCCGTTGGGGGATCAGCAGGGCCGGCTGGTGGCACATCACCAGCCTGTCACCCTGGCCGCCATGGAGGCACTCTTTAAGACTGATACTGCAGCCCCACTGGTCGTCATCGGTCAGCCTGACACGGTGTTGCAGAAGATGGACAACCCGATCGTGATTCCGAAAATGCTCAGTTTTCTGACCTACCGCCGATGGGAGGCGGAGGTCAAAGGTCTGGATGCTTTCCCCCGCGACCAGTGGCCCGATAATCTCCCGCTCCTGTACTACAGCTATCACATCATGGTCGGACTGGGGACTCTCTTTATTGCTGCCTTGCTAGTGGCCGTATTCCTCCTGTGGAGAGGGAAGTTGTTCCAATCCAAATGGATGCTCTGGGTTTTGTTATTGAGCTTTCCTTTTCCTTACATCGCGAACACTGCGGGTTGGATTACGGCGGAGGTAGGTCGGCAACCCTGGCTGGTATTTGGACTGCTCCGCACTGAGCACGGGGCGTCACCGGGAATTTCCGCGGGGAATGGATTATTTACTTTGCTCGGATTCATGGGAATGTACCTGGTCATGGGAATTCTTTTCTTGTTTCTGGTCCGTCGCGAATTGGAGCATGGGCCGGATATCCAGGTCCGGTGA
- a CDS encoding helix-hairpin-helix domain-containing protein, with translation MWLLSLLSVLALGLLLSSPTPSYASKKAGSERIHLVDINHASVEELATLPGIGKVTARRIVEFREKNGPFRRLEDLLIIRGISEKRLQQILPRMSLGPDPGKPQKTK, from the coding sequence ATGTGGCTCCTCTCCCTGCTATCGGTCCTGGCGCTGGGACTTCTCCTCTCGAGTCCGACGCCATCCTATGCCAGCAAAAAAGCGGGATCCGAAAGGATTCATCTGGTCGACATCAACCATGCCAGCGTGGAAGAACTGGCGACGCTGCCCGGAATTGGAAAAGTCACCGCTCGAAGAATTGTTGAATTTCGCGAAAAGAACGGTCCCTTCCGGCGCCTTGAAGATTTGCTCATCATCCGAGGCATCAGCGAAAAACGTCTCCAGCAGATTCTGCCCCGAATGTCGCTGGGGCCTGATCCAGGAAAACCACAGAAGACCAAGTGA
- a CDS encoding HAMP domain-containing histidine kinase: MTTSALSGQQVKFRLLWIGIFIIMVLLASVTYPPNTLPLRSINRVLLMAALWHLLVFFTPLSQLLRGGFDVAAILVDVVFISWVVRITGGFQSEFGLLYFVELILAAVFSERLQLLLGFIFIELGVCSPLLSFQGQGPSASGSGSVLIRLGFWKAEDLSGLGVRTAALVAVYLIGFVGKTMKERGFAQGSRLVIAPPGKGSSPSPMTVPMVESPRKNSKGVSAVGEHLSIISHELRSPLTILRAYTDLLKDPHRGTSTEDIVSKIDEEVTELSEMISNLDAIVDERTAPETEALKTVDLVTLLKSQVDRHKSLSALHNFLFQSRRAEVEVYGDRNKLARAFSNLISNSVKYSPEGGYIEVGIDIQERRHLDFFATPPRSTNPSQLFAVVRVIDTGIGMSLKSISSAFEKFTRAESERTRGIAGTGLGLYLSRKIIEQHQGAIHLESVEGRGTTVTVALPLSI, from the coding sequence TTGACCACTTCGGCTCTCAGCGGGCAGCAGGTGAAGTTTCGATTGCTGTGGATCGGAATCTTCATCATCATGGTGCTACTCGCCAGTGTGACATATCCACCCAACACCCTACCGTTGCGATCCATCAACCGTGTCCTGTTGATGGCAGCGCTCTGGCATCTCCTCGTGTTTTTCACTCCTCTCAGTCAACTCCTTCGAGGCGGGTTCGACGTGGCGGCGATCTTGGTGGATGTTGTTTTCATCAGCTGGGTCGTTCGGATTACGGGCGGATTTCAAAGTGAGTTCGGGCTCCTGTACTTCGTCGAGTTGATTCTCGCAGCCGTGTTCTCCGAACGGCTCCAACTCCTGCTGGGATTCATTTTTATTGAGCTGGGTGTGTGCTCTCCCCTTCTCTCCTTTCAGGGGCAGGGTCCTTCGGCCTCTGGCTCGGGCTCTGTTCTCATTCGATTAGGCTTCTGGAAAGCCGAAGACCTTTCCGGCCTGGGGGTGCGCACGGCAGCCCTCGTGGCGGTTTATCTCATCGGGTTTGTAGGAAAAACCATGAAGGAACGGGGATTCGCCCAGGGATCCCGCCTGGTCATTGCCCCGCCCGGAAAAGGTTCTTCTCCTTCCCCGATGACTGTTCCCATGGTAGAATCCCCGCGCAAGAACTCGAAGGGAGTGTCTGCCGTTGGGGAGCACCTTTCGATCATCTCGCACGAACTTCGGTCGCCGCTGACCATCTTGCGCGCGTACACCGACCTGCTCAAGGACCCGCACCGAGGAACCAGCACTGAAGACATCGTTTCGAAAATCGATGAAGAAGTGACCGAACTGTCCGAAATGATTTCGAACCTGGATGCGATTGTTGACGAGAGAACCGCTCCTGAGACGGAAGCCCTCAAGACCGTTGATCTCGTGACCTTGCTCAAGTCCCAGGTGGACCGGCACAAATCCCTGAGCGCCTTACACAACTTCCTCTTCCAGTCCCGGCGGGCCGAGGTCGAGGTATACGGAGACCGGAACAAACTGGCCCGCGCCTTCAGCAACCTGATCAGTAATTCCGTCAAATATTCACCAGAAGGGGGCTATATTGAAGTGGGGATTGACATCCAGGAACGACGCCATCTGGATTTCTTCGCCACCCCGCCTCGCTCCACCAACCCTTCCCAGCTTTTCGCCGTGGTGAGAGTGATCGACACTGGAATCGGAATGTCGCTGAAGTCGATATCCTCCGCATTCGAGAAGTTCACGCGGGCCGAGAGTGAGCGGACCCGAGGGATCGCCGGCACCGGGTTGGGTCTTTATTTGAGCCGCAAGATCATCGAGCAACACCAGGGGGCTATCCATCTGGAAAGCGTCGAAGGTCGCGGAACCACGGTGACAGTGGCCCTTCCGCTCTCCATCTGA
- the cydB gene encoding cytochrome d ubiquinol oxidase subunit II, with protein sequence METLWFILVAIMLVMYVVLDGFDLGAGIIHLWVARTDGERQTVIKSIGPVWDGNEVWLLAAGGTLYFAFPMLYASSFSGFYLPLMMVLWLLMLRGLGIEFRAHLEGTVWHSFFDGIFSLSSALLAIFFGAALGNVFRGVPLQADGYFFEPLWTNFLVGPNAGVLDWYTVLIGVFAFLALASHGALYVAAKTVGEINLRARQAAARAWWGVAFLTVASLPVTLNIRPELYDNYRAHWFGWLIPVLVFAGLVGMFYFRSLGNDKAAFVSSSAYLAGMLGGAAFGMYPNVLPASTDPRFNLTVHNTASGHYGLSVGLVWWVIGMVLTTGYFVYLYRLFRGKVTNTTEGY encoded by the coding sequence ATGGAAACTTTGTGGTTCATATTGGTTGCAATCATGCTGGTCATGTATGTGGTGTTGGATGGCTTCGACCTGGGGGCAGGGATCATCCACCTTTGGGTCGCGCGCACCGATGGCGAGCGCCAAACGGTCATCAAGTCGATTGGCCCGGTTTGGGACGGGAATGAAGTCTGGTTGCTGGCAGCCGGAGGAACTCTTTATTTTGCCTTTCCTATGCTGTATGCGTCCAGCTTCAGCGGGTTCTATCTTCCGTTGATGATGGTCCTGTGGCTGTTGATGTTGCGCGGCCTCGGGATTGAATTCCGGGCCCACCTCGAGGGCACGGTGTGGCATAGCTTCTTCGACGGCATCTTTTCGTTGTCCAGTGCCTTGCTGGCCATCTTCTTCGGCGCGGCGCTGGGCAACGTTTTTCGAGGAGTTCCCCTGCAGGCGGACGGATATTTTTTTGAACCTCTCTGGACCAACTTCCTGGTGGGGCCCAATGCCGGCGTGCTCGACTGGTACACGGTTTTGATCGGGGTGTTTGCTTTCCTGGCGCTCGCCTCGCATGGGGCGCTCTATGTGGCCGCCAAAACCGTGGGAGAAATAAACTTGCGCGCCCGGCAGGCCGCTGCACGCGCCTGGTGGGGAGTGGCTTTCCTGACCGTAGCGTCGCTGCCCGTGACTCTGAACATTCGTCCGGAACTCTACGACAATTACCGGGCGCACTGGTTTGGCTGGCTCATTCCCGTCCTGGTGTTCGCGGGGCTGGTCGGAATGTTCTATTTTCGTTCTCTTGGGAATGACAAAGCTGCTTTTGTGTCATCCAGTGCGTACCTGGCCGGGATGCTTGGAGGCGCTGCCTTCGGAATGTACCCCAATGTATTGCCGGCCAGTACAGACCCTCGATTTAATCTGACGGTTCACAACACGGCCTCCGGCCACTACGGTCTCAGCGTGGGCCTCGTATGGTGGGTCATTGGAATGGTTCTAACGACCGGATACTTCGTCTATCTTTACCGGCTGTTTCGAGGGAAGGTAACCAACACGACGGAGGGATATTAA
- a CDS encoding DUF2520 domain-containing protein translates to MKQKWASTKRPDRSPELHVVIIGGGRVGQTLGRLLSDQGFVIDSVVCRTLPRAKAARRFTSARRASNRITTDLFPAARIVFITTPDASIAPTALLLSRLPVNWEGKIIFHTSGALSSRELGALSTKGARIASLHPLQTFPSPVEGVKRVKGIFFTFEGDRGTEAVARKLVRALGGRLVKLEARDRPLYHCAGTFACGALLAPLSVAYELYGKIGIDERTARAMLKPIVNATVEVAQNSDLRKTITGPISRGDAPTIAGHIQALSKVAPQYGTLYRSLSLRLLELVGTSISKAKSDSIRRLLTGKSLTGRRRSRRD, encoded by the coding sequence GGGCGTCAACAAAGCGACCTGACCGCTCCCCGGAACTGCACGTCGTTATCATCGGTGGCGGGCGAGTCGGACAAACGCTGGGTCGACTCCTGTCCGACCAGGGCTTCGTGATCGACAGCGTGGTGTGCCGGACCCTGCCCCGCGCCAAGGCTGCCCGGCGATTTACGAGTGCACGGCGCGCAAGCAACCGGATCACCACGGACCTGTTCCCTGCTGCTCGGATTGTGTTCATCACGACCCCGGATGCTTCCATCGCTCCCACTGCCCTCCTCCTGTCCCGCCTTCCTGTCAATTGGGAGGGCAAGATCATTTTTCATACGAGTGGCGCCCTCTCTTCCCGGGAACTGGGGGCCCTGTCCACGAAAGGAGCCCGCATCGCATCGCTTCACCCCCTGCAAACCTTTCCCTCACCCGTCGAAGGAGTGAAGAGGGTCAAGGGAATTTTCTTCACCTTTGAAGGGGACCGCGGGACTGAAGCTGTGGCCCGGAAGTTGGTCCGTGCGCTGGGCGGCCGCCTCGTCAAGCTCGAAGCGAGGGACAGACCCCTTTATCATTGCGCGGGGACCTTCGCCTGTGGCGCCCTGCTTGCCCCCCTCTCAGTGGCATACGAGCTTTATGGAAAGATTGGGATCGATGAGAGAACCGCGCGCGCCATGCTGAAGCCCATAGTGAATGCTACCGTCGAAGTGGCTCAGAACTCGGACCTCCGGAAGACCATCACCGGCCCGATCTCCCGGGGAGATGCCCCGACCATTGCGGGACATATTCAGGCACTCTCCAAGGTCGCTCCGCAGTACGGGACCCTTTACAGGTCTCTGTCACTCCGGCTGCTCGAACTGGTGGGGACCTCCATCTCCAAAGCGAAGTCGGATTCGATCAGAAGGCTGCTGACGGGAAAGTCTCTAACAGGAAGGCGTCGCTCGAGACGAGATTGA